The genomic interval ATATCTTAACACTAAATTAGAAAATATAATTTCGGATACTTGTTTCTGCTACCTCTTTCATTATTTCGTATAGTTCATTTACCTCCCAGTTTTTTTCTCTAAAATACATTGATACTGGTGAAAAGCCCTCTCTCTTAAAAACATAAGTCGTATTCAAGGGAAAAAATTCATTCATTGTAATAATTCGGTCAAGAATTGAAGAGTCGGGGCTGAAATCCACACCCCAACCGAAACAAATAAAAGGGGTGATTTTCTCGTATTGCAAAGTTGAGCGGATACCAATTAAGTTTTTACCCAATCTTTCAATGGCGTTTCCCTGTGCCTGTTTCTGTTTACCTTCTTTTTCTCGCAAGTCATTCGTGCCTTGTTTTTTCATTTCTACTGCTAACACAATACGCTTAAAATCTTTATTTTCTTTTGACTTCAAAAGCAGTATCCCGCCATCTGGCTTAATATAAGAATCCTCTTTTGTAAGATTAGAAAACTCAAACCTTTTTTCGTAAGATTTTATAATGGCTATCAGTTCGCTTAACTTGATAGTTTTTACATAATCAAGTTCGTAGCCCTTATCGGTCAATCCTAATCTCTCATAGAGATAGGCAACAACCTTATCCATAGCCAGTGCGACATTTTTGTCGTCTTGCTTTGATTGTAGGTTTTTAGGCGTGTGCTGTTTTGAGTTTTCCCGTAGTTGTTTGCTGGTTGCCATATTTACTTTCTACAAAATAATGACCTTTCAATTTAGGTATATTAAACATTAAAATCTCACTATGAAAAAGGATATTTTCAAACACATCTTTTGGAAGCGACACAATCGTTGTTATTTCAGGATACTCATTATTTATAAACTTTAACCACCTTTTGCTTGTGTCTGATTGATTTAATCTGAAACCATAAGGCGTAAACATTACGATAGGAGTTTCGTGTCCGAATAACTCTACTGCTTTTGCAAACCATACTTCTGGCAATAGTGGTCTACCTCCGTAATTTTCTTTGATATATTGTTTTGTCTTGCCATCAATATTGAATGGCGGATTCATAATTACGAGTGAAATCTTGCCTTTTATTTCGTCTTTTTTAATTTCTAAATAGTTTTTAACTTTTGTTTTTGGAAAACCTTGATTTTCAATATCTATCCCTAAAACCTTGTAGCCATTTTTCTTAAAAGGTTTTAATAAAGAACCTTGACCCACGCAAGGGTCAACAATCAATCCATTTTTTTTAATATGAGGACTAACTAAATTAAACAAAAACTCACTCACATAATCAGGAGTAAAAATAGTTGCCTTTTTTTGTTCTTTATAAAAATTGTTTCTATCTACTCTATACATTACCTAATCTTAACAAAAAAGACACCTGTCAACAAGGTATCTTTATCTTTTCTTCTTTTTCTTTTTAGGCAACTGCAACTGTGTGAGCAAACTGGATTTTTGCCGTGTATATTTGGCTACCCTTTTTACCACTTCTGCGAACGGCAGGTTTAGTGGCTCTATAATTTGTTTTCGCATAGTTTCTTGTTAGTTTTCTATATTTTAACCCCTGTTGCTTATTTTTGCAAACTGCCTCTACAAAATCCATTGAACTGCCATTTGATAATCTGAAAGCAAACTCATTAACATACCTTTGCAAATGCTTTTTACTCAAATGGTGGTAAGTGCCATATACTCCACGCTTGAAAGTAGCCCATACACTTTCAATGCTGTTAGTTCCTGCATTGCCTTTAATGTATTCGCCTTTTGAGTGATTGACTACTTCGTGTCCGTATCCCTTTTTGCTAATACCTTTATATGAGCTGTAATCATCAGTAAAAAGCTGGGACTTTTTTGAAATGTTAGCTTCTATGATTTTATGAATTTCGTATCTGCCAGTAGTATCTACGACTTTGCCGACCACTCTGCCATTTCGTTCTTTCATACCGACAACGGCAATCTTATTGACCGCACCCCTGCCGTTTTTATTTCTTTTATTATAGTGCTTATTCTTTTCTTTGCCACCAATATAAGTTTCGTCTATTTCAACCTCACCCTTTAACTTTCCGTATTCATAACACGCTTCTCTAATTCTTTGAGCCATAAACCACGCTGTCCTTTGCTGGACTTTTAGAAGCTCTGCCATTTCAAGAGAGGACACCCCTTTTTTAGCCGTTCCCATAAGATACATACATAAAAGCCAAGTGTTTACTGGGATATGTGAACCCTCCATAATTGTGCCTGTCTTTATAGTAAACTTTTTATTGCAGTCCCCACATTTGTAGGGCTGATTACCAGATACTTTGTATATCTTTAATCCTTTGCAATAAGGGCATAATGGCTCTTTGCCCCAGCGTTGTTTTGCGAAAAACCTTTCTGCTGATTTTTCGTTCTTAAAAATTGTTGTTTTCATAATTGTGTTATTTGTTTATCTATATCCATCTTAATCTATTCAAGAGGTGTTGTCAAGTACCTGATAACACTAAACACCCGCTATTGACATAGAGTCTTTTTGGAAATAAGATAAAAGAATGATACCCCTGAAGCAGGAAGCACTATCTCGCTTTCTTCCGTAGCAATTGCTTGTTGAAGTCTTTAGCTAAAGACACTTATAGGTTTGTATTTCGGCTTACATCTCACCGAACCTATCCGTTTTTTTGAGACTCAACCAGAAAGAATAACGCTATAATACTCCCTGCTTCGGGGGTGTTTTTTTGTAAAAAAAATCTCACTTTGAAGGTCGGACACCAAGAGATAAATAGTTTTTAGTTATTTACCAACTTTGTTTTGAAGCATCAAAAGTTTTTTGCTCTTGATGCCCGACTCTCAAAATGAGAAGCTCTTTATTTTGATTGACGATACTCTGCTGGCAAAACTACTAACTAAATAAATCAAAATGACTTTTGACTGCTTCAGTTATAATTCTACCAAAACCAATTGCTGTGTCAATAGTGAATATCCACTTATTACATTTTAGTGTTTAGTTATACATAATTCCCATTGATTGTTAGGCATTAGAAAGAGATACCGAAACACTTGACATAGTCTTATATATATGATACAATTAAGGTATAGTTGAACCTTACAATTTCCCCTCTTTTATTCAGGCCATCATACTTTATGGTGTTCTGAAAAAGGAACAGAACTTTAAAAAGGAGCGGACAATGGACGAAGTTATTTCTGATGTTTTGACGATTGCCATAGGAATCTTTGGCATACTACTGATGATCGGCGGAGTGACTAATAACCCATGGCAGTTTGCCAGTCGACCTTACCGGTGGTTATTTCGAAACATACAGAACATGATTCGAAATACTCTGCAGAAATTTTTGCGAATGTTGAGCAGAATTCTGCAAGGCCTTGTAGATCTTACGTTGAGTGGGATTATTGCTTTTTGTCGCCGGTTTCCCAAAACAGCTGGCACAATTGCCGTAGTTCTTATTTTATGGACCATCGCGACCATCGCCTTGTCTCATGCGGGCTTCCCATAAGCCCGCTTTTTTATTAAAACATCTAAATGATTGACATAGTTTCATGTATATGATACAAAAGAGCAGTGAGTTGAACCTTAAAAATTGCCATTTTCCATTGATATGGAAACGGATTGACCACGGTTGGTTTCTCTAAATTGAAAGGACGACACAATGGCTCTGTACATCAGTTTTGTAAGTGGCGTGTGCTTTCTCTCTGGGGCGATATTGATTTTTAAAGGAGCACACAACATCAAAAGCTCTGGCAGAAATGTGCATTTGGTCTTTATTGGACTTGCACTGCTGGCGGGAACAAATAATTTTTGGTTTCTTGCCGAAAAGGAGCTGAACGAACTGACCGTCTTTGATAACGCTGTCAAAACCCAAATTTCGCAGGTCAAGACTGCTGATAAGCCGCATATCAACGGCTATCCAATCTCCTGCGACGATCTTCCTAATGGTACTTACAGCCGAATGAAAGAAAGCGAACGATTTGCGTTTGTTTACCGCGAAATCGAAAATCCATTTGAACAAAACATCATCGCAGTTTATTCCGATGGAAGAATTCCTTGGCGATTTGTGATTGTAAAAATCCCCGAGGAAATCCAAGAGGAAATTGAAAAAATCGAAAAGAAACAGATCAAAATCAAAAATCCTTTTGTGGTGGTAAATCCATAGCAAAACAAAGGCCTCTGGGGAATAGGCATCATAATTCCCCTCTTTTTTTCAGGTCATCTCGGAGATGGCTTGAAAGAAGGAGTCCGATTGGATTGGACAACAATTCTTGGGAGAAAAGCGATGAACGATCGAACAAAGAATGTGTTGGGATTAATGAGGCAAAACACGCAGGCTATCGCTGGAGCCACCAACAAAAACCCAATTGTGGAACTG from Candidatus Woesearchaeota archaeon carries:
- a CDS encoding EcoRI family type II restriction endonuclease, with the protein product MATSKQLRENSKQHTPKNLQSKQDDKNVALAMDKVVAYLYERLGLTDKGYELDYVKTIKLSELIAIIKSYEKRFEFSNLTKEDSYIKPDGGILLLKSKENKDFKRIVLAVEMKKQGTNDLREKEGKQKQAQGNAIERLGKNLIGIRSTLQYEKITPFICFGWGVDFSPDSSILDRIITMNEFFPLNTTYVFKREGFSPVSMYFREKNWEVNELYEIMKEVAETSIRNYIF
- a CDS encoding SAM-dependent methyltransferase — encoded protein: MYRVDRNNFYKEQKKATIFTPDYVSEFLFNLVSPHIKKNGLIVDPCVGQGSLLKPFKKNGYKVLGIDIENQGFPKTKVKNYLEIKKDEIKGKISLVIMNPPFNIDGKTKQYIKENYGGRPLLPEVWFAKAVELFGHETPIVMFTPYGFRLNQSDTSKRWLKFINNEYPEITTIVSLPKDVFENILFHSEILMFNIPKLKGHYFVESKYGNQQTTTGKLKTAHA
- a CDS encoding IS1595 family transposase; the encoded protein is MKTTIFKNEKSAERFFAKQRWGKEPLCPYCKGLKIYKVSGNQPYKCGDCNKKFTIKTGTIMEGSHIPVNTWLLCMYLMGTAKKGVSSLEMAELLKVQQRTAWFMAQRIREACYEYGKLKGEVEIDETYIGGKEKNKHYNKRNKNGRGAVNKIAVVGMKERNGRVVGKVVDTTGRYEIHKIIEANISKKSQLFTDDYSSYKGISKKGYGHEVVNHSKGEYIKGNAGTNSIESVWATFKRGVYGTYHHLSKKHLQRYVNEFAFRLSNGSSMDFVEAVCKNKQQGLKYRKLTRNYAKTNYRATKPAVRRSGKKGSQIYTAKIQFAHTVAVA